CCCAGTCTGAAACACCTAATCTTGGTAAAAGAACTCTTAACTAACACTGTGgggttttgtttatatttataattccAAACTCAGCCTTTTCGTGTGTGTTTCCAGGAGATTTATTATCCAATTGAGACGGAGAATGTATACCAACTCGCAAATGTGCCAGGGTGCTTCTTATCGACCCTCGAGTGTGTTCAGCTAAAGAGAATCCATGTGTGGGGAGAACAGGAGATGGAAGTAGCTACTTACTTTCTTGAGAACGCAGCAGTCCTGAAGAAACTCACTCTGAGTCTCATCAACTATCCTCGATATGTCTCTGATGAAGAAATCTTCGAGGAGGTTAATAGAGTTGCAAAACGTTCTCCAACATGTCAGATTCTTCCTGATTGGGATTTATGTGAATGAGGGAGCAGTATCATTGAGGGAGCCTGTTCTTATCATGCAAAATTTgcagttagttttttttgtaagacATTTTTTTAGTTCTGGTTGGATTCCTTATGATCAGTATCATTTCTTGGTTTTGGTTTATACAAGTTAGTTCCTTAGTGTGGTGATCATATGCTTTTAAAGGATTAGAAGAGTATCTCTCAGGTGCTTTTGTAAGTCTCCAACTACATGATTTTCATGAACTACGTGGACACCTCATTCAAATGTTATTTATAGATCAAAGAAACTAACCGAATCTAAATTGGTTTTGTAGATTCACTAATACATTTGGGATCTAAAAACAATGttatctttttttatatgtgaaagaatttttttttgaataaactaGAGGGTAGTATATTTAGATGATTTTTACTAGGTTGGatcatgtaaatataaaaattagtattttttaaatgaatatacaaccgaatctttttttttataacatcatACTTTATTGATCATAATTGAACATTTATAACCGAATCTTTATTAAATGAATTTACAACCGAATCTTAATTGTTAATTTTCCCTTTTCGTTGCTATtataattaacaagaaaataacTTATTTTTGGATATCAGATCTAACCAAAACTAAATAATTTGGGTTATGGAAATACACATATTTATCCAAAATACTCTTATTAATTTGCATGAATTTTTCAATAGTATACCATggaaataaatatcaaaaataaaagtttcttttattaaaaaactaGGTGTTGtgcccgcacatgcgggcataaTCTTCTTacgaatatttatttgtttaaatcaAATCAGTATGATCAATTATTATTTATCgcttcaaaaaattaaatcaaacatcaaattatttatatttaatatatattttcattaaaaactcaaatattaaaatattttaaaaactatatgtATGCAAAATTTTTACCtgattaatatttgattataaattgttgtatatcttaatttaaaaatttataatttaaaaatattatttcaagataacaacactatatatattataaatataaaattatttttaaaattatataatatatatatatataaattcattgAGATAAGAACATATGAAAtatcttctttttaaaaaaatataatattattaatgtaaatttatttttaattaaataatatatatataaattcataaaGGGTAACAATGATATTAATTACCAGTCTAaattttaacgtgagagctccgttgctaaaaattacttcgcaaataatagtatagatatttttataatacataataaagattttattttattttctcagtCGAATTAGTACATTAAATTCTATACCAGAGAATATCTATAACTCTTATCTGAGATAAActtaacaaaacaaagaaaattggTGACAATAATGCaacaaagattttaaaattagcaAGAAAATTATTAGAGTTGATCTATTAATAAGATCTTTGAGTGAAAAGTGTCTGTACAATTACTTCACCTGATCTCTCCTTGTTTTCTAGTTATTttcaatataatatttgttgttttgtattttCACACTATGCattatatttgtatttgtacTGTATCACACtgcaattaataaatttaagttgataataaaagaaaataaagacagCTTTTAATTTTGAAACGCTCGGAAACAGAACCGCTTCAAAACGTGTATAAATACCTAAACAATCAGTTTCGTTccaccctaaaaaaaaaaaaaaaaaagttcccaCCGTTTCTCTCTCATTATTCGCGCACTCTGGCCTGTCAAAATCCGCCGCCGAATCAAATCGTCCGGTAAGTTGTTGAAAAACCCAGATTCCGTTTCGCTTACATTCCTCGTTGTAGCCTGAATTAGACAAACCCCTCGATAAAGgcctctccttttttttttacactgtTGTTGGTTTGTTGATGCTCTTAGGGTGATGCCTCCTAGGTGCGATAGGATCAGCGAATTGCCTGAGTCTTTGCTAACTCATATACTCTCGTTCCTTCCCACTAGCCACTCGGTGGAGACTAGCGTCTTATCGACGAGATGGAAGAATCTGTGGCTGAATGTTCCATCTCTCGACTTAAACTGCGACCACTTCCCTTACAGAGAAGGCTACGTGGTCATCAGTTTCTTCGACAGACTCCTCCAGTTTGATCCTGATTCACGCCTTCTTAAAGTCAAGGTGAAGTGCGGTAGCGTGGAGATAAAGGGACTCAAGGATCGGATCAGTACAGTGATTCAACGTGGACCTCAAGTTCTAGACGTTGAGAGCTGTACTAAGTATTTAGACCCTGACACCCAAACCTACTCTCCTTATCTCGAGTTCATGCCTCTGAATCTGTACACGAGCAAGACATTGGTTTCCTTGAAGCTCACGCGTTCGGGCGTTGAGGATCCTCCAGGTTTCGTTTGTATGCCTTGTCTCAAGTCCATGACTCTTGTTGCAGTTCACTTTCGAGATGACGTGACTCTGGAGAAACTCGTCTCAGGGTGTCCTGTTCTTGAAGAGCTGACCTTGATTAGGGATATCTATTCTTGTTTTGTGGGTGAGGTTGATAGATCTATGAGTGTGAGGTCTGGGAGCTTGAAGAGGCTTCGTGTTCCGCTCTGGTACGGATTGTCTTGCAGCTCGTCGTCTGCGAAATGCAGACTTGAGATTGATGCTCCAGGGCTAGAGCATATGGTTCTCGGAGAAGATCAGTTTGAAAGCAT
This genomic interval from Brassica napus cultivar Da-Ae chromosome A6, Da-Ae, whole genome shotgun sequence contains the following:
- the LOC106346547 gene encoding FBD-associated F-box protein At5g27750-like; the protein is MPPRCDRISELPESLLTHILSFLPTSHSVETSVLSTRWKNLWLNVPSLDLNCDHFPYREGYVVISFFDRLLQFDPDSRLLKVKVKCGSVEIKGLKDRISTVIQRGPQVLDVESCTKYLDPDTQTYSPYLEFMPLNLYTSKTLVSLKLTRSGVEDPPGFVCMPCLKSMTLVAVHFRDDVTLEKLVSGCPVLEELTLIRDIYSCFVGEVDRSMSVRSGSLKRLRVPLWYGLSCSSSSAKCRLEIDAPGLEHMVLGEDQFESIVVHEKLTSLFMVDLNIKFGELFLYGISSVGHMIISEKTLKALELYSRVELIPKFNNLSRLEAVFPGNLLQFLPAFLECCPNLKHLILEVVYLREMDEEDAFELTNVPGCFLSTLECVELKRIHDWEEEEMRVATYFLENAAVLKKLTLSLTDYPRLISDEEIFVEVNKVTKRSPTCQILPD